Proteins from a genomic interval of Hyalangium ruber:
- a CDS encoding GNAT family N-acetyltransferase, whose translation MWSVHSRAVEALCRGAYSAQEVRTWVELLRPEGYLRPDLPRTVLVAERGHTLVGFGQLDAMLGELEALYVAPEEVGTGVGSRLLEALEALAWRAGARMMNLDASLNAETFYRSRGYLRLHAARRILTAEVQLSCVRMQKRRPALALGEGRGGGLLSPRPGP comes from the coding sequence ATGTGGTCGGTCCACTCCCGAGCGGTGGAGGCCCTCTGTCGGGGGGCCTACTCCGCCCAGGAGGTGCGGACGTGGGTGGAGTTGCTGCGGCCGGAGGGTTACCTGCGGCCGGACCTGCCGCGCACGGTGCTGGTGGCCGAGCGCGGGCACACCCTGGTGGGCTTCGGGCAGCTGGATGCGATGCTGGGCGAGTTGGAGGCCCTCTACGTGGCGCCCGAGGAGGTGGGCACCGGGGTGGGCTCTCGGCTGCTGGAGGCGCTGGAGGCCCTGGCCTGGCGGGCGGGGGCGCGGATGATGAACCTGGACGCCAGCCTCAACGCGGAGACGTTCTACCGCTCGCGCGGCTACCTGCGGCTGCACGCGGCGCGGCGCATCCTCACCGCGGAGGTCCAGCTGTCGTGTGTGCGGATGCAGAAGCGTCGGCCCGCCCTCGCGCTGGGCGAGGGCCGGGGAGGAGGGCTCCTGTCCCCTCGCCCCGGGCCGTGA
- a CDS encoding RtcB family protein — MQPNLNRLLRALAREGLEVTYDGHLYTVRLLGDANAPPAEVLLPPDLPVEGKAFRQLAHLAALKHPTGGAVLRVRATPDFHPGDSGVAIGSVLHTRGLVVPGAVGTDINCGMRLHVADIGVEAFLSRRDAFVERMKGHYFFGTRDVSMSSRAAEALLRDGIPGWLLESMEQPLGCAAKADLAQLDKESTRIHLGGALEGEPSWAPSGLVKPGVVRDAGLATIGGGNHFVEVQRVEAVTDRTRAWEWGVREGQLAFMIHSGSRDVGKHVGMAWQDRARAAWPAGAPYPDSGILPLGEPALVAEYLRAEATAANYAFLNRLLLAELLRLTLRELFGDVEAPLVYDVPHNITLPYEGGWLARKGACPAEAEQPVIIPGSMGAASYLMVGCGDAAALASASHGAGRARSRFDMSRGGADRREEALGLTGVDCITLRQERRVEEAPAAYKPIGPVVASQVEAGIVREVARMAPLLTFKA; from the coding sequence ATGCAGCCGAACCTGAATCGGCTTCTCCGGGCACTCGCCCGTGAGGGGCTCGAGGTGACCTATGACGGTCACCTCTACACCGTCCGCCTCCTGGGCGACGCGAACGCGCCGCCCGCGGAAGTCCTCCTCCCGCCGGACCTGCCCGTGGAGGGCAAGGCCTTCCGGCAACTCGCCCACCTCGCCGCCCTGAAGCACCCCACGGGTGGCGCCGTCCTGCGCGTGCGCGCCACTCCCGACTTCCACCCGGGTGACTCCGGCGTGGCCATCGGCTCGGTGCTGCACACGCGCGGCCTGGTCGTGCCCGGGGCCGTGGGCACGGACATCAACTGCGGCATGCGCCTGCATGTCGCGGACATTGGCGTGGAGGCCTTCCTCTCCCGCCGCGACGCCTTCGTCGAGCGGATGAAGGGCCACTACTTCTTCGGCACGCGGGATGTGTCCATGTCCTCGCGCGCCGCCGAGGCGCTGCTGCGCGATGGCATTCCGGGCTGGCTCCTGGAGTCCATGGAGCAGCCGCTGGGCTGTGCCGCGAAGGCGGACCTGGCCCAGCTCGACAAGGAGTCCACCCGCATCCACCTGGGCGGGGCGCTGGAGGGCGAGCCGAGCTGGGCACCCTCGGGGCTGGTGAAGCCGGGCGTGGTGCGCGACGCGGGCCTGGCCACCATCGGCGGGGGCAACCACTTCGTCGAGGTGCAGCGCGTGGAAGCGGTGACGGACCGCACGCGGGCGTGGGAGTGGGGTGTGCGCGAGGGCCAGCTGGCCTTCATGATCCACTCCGGCTCGCGCGACGTGGGCAAGCACGTGGGCATGGCCTGGCAGGACCGGGCGCGCGCCGCGTGGCCGGCCGGGGCGCCCTACCCGGACAGCGGCATCCTCCCGCTGGGGGAGCCCGCGCTCGTGGCGGAGTACCTCCGGGCCGAGGCCACCGCCGCCAACTACGCCTTCCTCAACCGGCTGCTGCTGGCGGAGCTGCTGCGGCTCACCCTGCGCGAGCTGTTCGGGGACGTGGAGGCGCCGCTCGTCTACGACGTGCCGCACAACATCACCCTGCCGTACGAGGGCGGCTGGCTGGCGCGCAAGGGCGCCTGCCCCGCGGAGGCCGAGCAGCCCGTCATCATCCCCGGCTCCATGGGGGCGGCCTCCTACCTCATGGTGGGATGCGGCGACGCGGCGGCGCTGGCCTCGGCCTCGCACGGCGCGGGGCGGGCGCGCTCGCGCTTCGACATGTCGCGGGGGGGGGCGGATCGGCGCGAGGAGGCGCTGGGGCTCACCGGCGTGGACTGCATCACCCTGCGCCAGGAGCGCCGCGTCGAGGAGGCGCCGGCCGCCTACAAGCCCATCGGGCCGGTGGTGGCCTCGCAGGTGGAGGCCGGCATCGTGCGCGAGGTGGCGCGCATGGCGCCGCTGCTGACGTTCAAGGCTTGA
- a CDS encoding ATP-binding protein has product MGILERVRVEWAAATFGLLVGVTMVYVPYEFVISLYQIIYPHIRLLGAVFLVSSATMVAAMLYPDWPSWVGWLGRGAFLGAIAVYWWTVTILPRGMTGALLYPLMVAGLLGETLPRWRDRGLFLPFLASLALAFGGLMLLDPRYFGQALFAALQPVVLPVGLLYLGGGLLLFIALVRRWCGLVRLAVGVLGVLFVYLGFVLASSRSWAGMEIYLVIAAECLLALVLRRMPQPSGVRWRLFRGMAFASVLPILGLGAIVSVLAQKAIERELRGNARQAVAAEVAWLEQTASMARAMLLTHSEDPAFLAGVRAREPIVMQSRVAMLEHQPGLFDAAWLLDSTGDPLVPSFRLGPVHANLAHRDYFQLVQRDGQPSLSLPYINAVGLPFVAFAVPVDADLLRRDVLAGGISLVRLGLQPTLASRSYHVQLFDQRDGSLLRDTEHGDVLTRAKVLSLVGEGALSTPEGMTEAFDPSGRRLLIAHGQVPGAPWTVAVTTPLREAFAPVTRLSALVVGIAVLAGAIALLLSQWVGRDVAQRLEVLRDGFTGLGTLPLDHPVPARGDDELAQLTSGFNEMAARIDRTQKELREAIAIRDQFLSIASHELRTPLTPLKATVDLLLRKADAGQGLDPEKQRATLERLRRQVERLTRLVNDMLDVARIQSGRFSLKPSPVDLCALAREVVDRTQHAQRDRSAPIQLTLATESLVGQWDEQRLDQLLTNLIENAVRYSPPDAPIQVRVRPEGSGALLEVEDRGIGIPPENLSHLFMPFYRAPNAAKHYAGGLGLGLSICREIVERHHGTLRATSAGVGQGTCFSAFLPKTVAPKEGGS; this is encoded by the coding sequence GTGGGGATCCTGGAACGTGTACGCGTCGAATGGGCAGCGGCCACCTTCGGCCTGCTGGTCGGCGTCACGATGGTGTACGTGCCGTACGAGTTCGTCATCAGCCTCTACCAGATCATCTACCCGCACATCCGCCTGCTGGGGGCCGTGTTCCTGGTGAGCTCGGCGACGATGGTCGCCGCCATGCTGTACCCGGACTGGCCTTCCTGGGTTGGCTGGCTCGGGCGCGGCGCGTTCCTCGGAGCGATCGCGGTCTACTGGTGGACGGTCACCATCCTCCCCCGAGGGATGACCGGAGCGCTGCTCTACCCGCTGATGGTGGCCGGGCTGCTCGGCGAGACGCTGCCGCGCTGGCGCGACCGGGGCCTGTTCCTCCCGTTCCTCGCCTCGCTCGCGCTCGCCTTCGGGGGGCTCATGCTCCTCGACCCGCGCTACTTCGGGCAGGCCCTCTTCGCGGCGCTCCAGCCCGTGGTGCTGCCGGTCGGGCTGCTCTACCTGGGAGGCGGGCTGCTGCTGTTCATCGCGCTCGTCCGCCGGTGGTGCGGGCTGGTGCGCCTCGCGGTGGGCGTCCTCGGAGTCCTCTTCGTCTACCTGGGCTTCGTGCTCGCCTCGTCCCGCTCGTGGGCCGGGATGGAGATCTACCTCGTGATCGCGGCGGAGTGCCTCCTCGCGCTGGTGCTGCGCCGGATGCCCCAGCCTTCCGGGGTGCGCTGGCGCCTGTTCCGCGGGATGGCGTTCGCCTCGGTGCTGCCCATCCTCGGCCTGGGCGCCATCGTCTCGGTGCTCGCGCAGAAGGCCATCGAGCGCGAGCTGCGCGGCAACGCGCGGCAGGCCGTCGCGGCCGAGGTCGCCTGGCTGGAGCAGACCGCCTCCATGGCCCGCGCCATGCTGCTCACGCACTCCGAGGACCCCGCCTTCCTCGCGGGGGTGCGCGCGCGCGAGCCGATCGTCATGCAGTCCCGGGTGGCGATGCTGGAGCACCAGCCGGGCCTCTTCGATGCCGCCTGGCTGCTCGACAGCACCGGCGATCCGCTGGTGCCCTCCTTCCGCCTCGGCCCCGTCCACGCCAACCTGGCTCACCGGGACTACTTCCAACTGGTGCAGCGCGACGGTCAGCCCTCCCTGTCCCTGCCCTACATCAACGCCGTCGGCTTGCCGTTCGTCGCCTTCGCCGTGCCGGTGGACGCGGACCTGTTGCGCCGCGACGTCCTCGCCGGCGGCATCTCACTGGTCCGCCTGGGGCTCCAGCCCACGCTCGCCTCTCGCAGCTACCACGTGCAGCTCTTCGATCAGCGCGACGGCAGCCTCCTGCGCGACACGGAGCACGGAGATGTGCTCACCCGCGCGAAGGTCCTCTCCCTCGTGGGTGAGGGGGCCCTCTCCACGCCCGAGGGCATGACCGAGGCGTTCGATCCCTCCGGGCGGCGCCTGCTCATCGCGCATGGCCAGGTGCCGGGCGCGCCGTGGACCGTCGCGGTGACCACGCCCCTGCGCGAGGCCTTCGCGCCGGTGACACGGCTGAGCGCCCTCGTCGTGGGCATCGCGGTGCTCGCTGGCGCCATCGCGCTCCTCTTGTCCCAGTGGGTGGGCCGGGACGTGGCGCAGCGGCTCGAGGTGCTCCGGGATGGCTTCACCGGCCTGGGAACACTGCCGCTCGACCACCCGGTGCCCGCCCGCGGCGACGACGAGCTGGCGCAGCTCACCTCGGGCTTCAACGAGATGGCGGCCCGAATCGATCGGACGCAGAAGGAGCTGCGCGAGGCGATCGCCATCCGGGACCAGTTCCTGTCCATCGCCAGCCACGAGCTGCGCACGCCGCTCACCCCGCTCAAGGCGACAGTGGATCTGCTGCTGCGCAAGGCCGACGCGGGGCAGGGGCTCGACCCAGAGAAGCAGCGCGCCACGCTCGAGCGGCTGCGGCGCCAGGTGGAGCGGCTTACCCGGCTCGTCAACGACATGCTGGATGTGGCCCGCATCCAGTCCGGCCGCTTCTCCCTCAAGCCCTCCCCGGTCGACCTGTGCGCGCTGGCGCGAGAGGTCGTCGATCGCACCCAGCATGCCCAGCGCGACCGGAGCGCTCCCATTCAGCTCACGCTCGCCACGGAGTCCCTGGTCGGCCAGTGGGACGAGCAGCGCCTGGACCAGCTGCTGACCAACCTCATCGAGAACGCGGTGCGCTACTCCCCTCCTGATGCCCCCATCCAGGTGCGCGTGCGGCCCGAGGGCTCCGGCGCGCTGCTCGAGGTGGAGGACCGGGGAATCGGCATCCCCCCCGAGAACCTGTCCCACCTCTTCATGCCCTTCTACCGGGCGCCCAACGCGGCGAAGCACTACGCCGGCGGCCTGGGGCTGGGGCTCTCCATCTGTCGGGAGATCGTCGAGCGCCACCACGGCACCTTGCGCGCCACGAGCGCGGGCGTCGGGCAGGGCACCTGTTTCTCCGCCTTCCTCCCCAAGACAGTGGCTCCCAAAGAGGGGGGTTCCTGA
- a CDS encoding murein transglycosylase A has product MSMRSTRVLLVAAWVLLVAGCPRPTRAPVTRAEDALVEVSQPLELRDDGTPAALRIAIAESLVWLKTRPVEERLVFGKREVPATELRAALERLHARITDDLSPQALTARVLEEFEPLESAGGDDGQVLFTGYYEPTIEASLTRTEEYAVPILGPPGDLIEVPLEPFAERFKAERVFGRLEGRRVVPYWNRAEIRGGKLDSRKLELAWAKDPVALFFVEVQGSGTLRLPDGSERRIGYAASNGRPYRSIGSLLIQEGVIPREAMSMQALRAWLAENPSQCHRVLDFNESYVFFRFLESASVGSLGRPVTPGRSIATDARMFPKGALAFIHTERPVVRADGVVEWKPLSRFVLNQDTGGAIRGAGRVDVFWGRGPEAELSAGMMKQKGRLLFLVPRLGRSAP; this is encoded by the coding sequence ATGTCTATGCGGTCCACTCGAGTCCTCCTGGTGGCGGCCTGGGTCCTCCTGGTCGCCGGTTGTCCCCGTCCCACCCGCGCTCCCGTCACCCGAGCAGAGGATGCGCTGGTCGAAGTCTCCCAGCCGCTCGAACTTCGGGACGATGGAACCCCCGCGGCGCTCCGGATCGCCATCGCCGAGAGTCTCGTCTGGCTGAAAACCCGGCCCGTGGAGGAGCGCCTCGTCTTCGGCAAGCGCGAGGTGCCGGCCACGGAGCTGCGCGCCGCGCTCGAGCGCCTGCACGCGCGCATCACCGATGACCTGAGCCCCCAGGCTCTCACGGCGCGAGTCCTCGAGGAGTTCGAGCCCCTGGAGTCCGCGGGCGGCGACGATGGCCAGGTGCTCTTCACCGGCTATTACGAGCCCACCATCGAAGCCAGCCTCACGCGGACCGAGGAGTACGCCGTCCCCATCCTCGGGCCTCCGGGGGACTTGATCGAAGTTCCCCTGGAGCCGTTCGCCGAGCGATTCAAGGCGGAGCGCGTCTTCGGGCGCCTGGAGGGGCGGCGGGTGGTGCCCTACTGGAACCGGGCGGAGATTCGCGGCGGGAAGCTGGACAGCCGCAAGCTGGAGCTGGCCTGGGCGAAGGACCCCGTGGCGCTCTTCTTCGTGGAGGTGCAGGGCAGCGGCACGCTGCGGCTGCCCGACGGGAGCGAGCGACGCATCGGCTACGCGGCCTCGAACGGGCGCCCCTACCGCAGCATCGGCTCGCTCCTCATCCAGGAGGGCGTCATCCCCCGCGAAGCGATGTCGATGCAGGCGCTGCGGGCCTGGCTGGCGGAGAACCCCTCCCAGTGCCACCGCGTGCTCGACTTCAACGAGTCCTATGTCTTCTTCCGCTTCCTGGAGAGCGCCTCGGTAGGCTCGCTCGGGCGGCCGGTGACGCCGGGCCGCTCCATCGCCACGGACGCGCGCATGTTCCCCAAAGGCGCGCTCGCCTTCATCCACACCGAGCGGCCCGTGGTCCGCGCCGACGGGGTGGTCGAGTGGAAGCCCTTGTCGCGCTTTGTGCTGAACCAGGACACGGGCGGTGCCATCCGTGGCGCGGGCCGCGTGGATGTCTTCTGGGGCCGAGGGCCCGAGGCGGAGCTGTCCGCGGGGATGATGAAGCAGAAAGGCCGGCTGCTCTTCCTCGTCCCGCGCCTCGGTAGGTCGGCCCCGTAG
- a CDS encoding cytochrome P450 produces MKTWGSHFFGLLFGKVPPEVQPVLARSVVEYKRYCQDLIEDRKRNPREDLTSYLVHAEATGDALTMHELVSLLSASLLAAAQETTTAQLGISLKLLLEQPERWQQLLKDRSLVPKAVEECSRLESVSHYMIRTAVEDVQVGGVLLPKGSRLILLYTSANHDETQVEHPERFDLHRDNPPNLTWGRGLHFCIGAQLARLELRVGIEQLLERIPDMRLVPGQDVGYQYDLPLLRNIRRLHVEWPVR; encoded by the coding sequence GTGAAGACCTGGGGCTCCCACTTCTTCGGGCTGCTGTTCGGCAAGGTGCCGCCCGAGGTGCAGCCCGTGCTGGCCCGCAGCGTCGTCGAGTACAAGCGCTACTGCCAGGACCTCATCGAGGACCGCAAGCGCAACCCCCGCGAGGACCTGACCAGCTACCTGGTACACGCCGAGGCCACGGGAGATGCCCTGACGATGCACGAGCTCGTCTCGCTGCTGAGCGCCTCGCTCCTGGCCGCGGCGCAGGAGACGACGACGGCCCAGCTCGGCATCAGCCTCAAGCTGCTGCTGGAGCAGCCGGAGCGCTGGCAGCAGCTCCTGAAGGACCGCTCCCTCGTGCCCAAGGCCGTGGAGGAGTGCTCGCGCCTGGAGTCAGTGTCCCACTACATGATCCGCACGGCGGTCGAGGATGTGCAGGTGGGCGGAGTGCTGCTGCCGAAGGGCTCGCGCCTCATCCTGCTCTACACCTCCGCCAACCACGATGAGACGCAGGTGGAGCACCCGGAGCGCTTCGACCTGCACCGGGACAACCCGCCCAACCTCACGTGGGGCCGTGGCCTTCACTTCTGCATCGGAGCCCAGCTGGCCCGGCTGGAGCTGCGCGTCGGAATCGAACAGCTCCTCGAGCGCATCCCGGACATGCGCCTCGTGCCGGGCCAGGATGTCGGCTACCAGTACGATCTGCCGCTGCTGCGCAACATCCGGCGCCTGCACGTCGAGTGGCCGGTGCGCTGA
- a CDS encoding response regulator yields the protein MSERTRKKRILVIDDSESIHRDFRRVLSPEHMGSQEELSELEEALFGLTVSAAEASEPVFEVDSAFQGQEGLAMARAAMAEGRPYALVFLDYLMPPGWSGVETLRELRKVLPEQAVVICSAYSEYSWEDLIREFGDGPNLTELRKPFHHQELYQLTVRLTGFSR from the coding sequence GTGAGCGAGCGCACGCGCAAGAAGCGGATCCTGGTCATCGATGACTCGGAGTCCATCCACCGGGACTTTCGCCGGGTGCTGAGCCCCGAGCACATGGGCAGCCAGGAGGAGTTGTCGGAGCTGGAGGAGGCGCTGTTCGGCTTGACGGTCTCCGCGGCGGAAGCCTCCGAGCCCGTGTTCGAGGTGGACTCGGCCTTCCAGGGGCAGGAGGGGCTCGCCATGGCGCGCGCGGCGATGGCGGAGGGCCGCCCCTACGCGCTGGTCTTCCTGGACTACCTCATGCCCCCGGGCTGGAGCGGCGTGGAGACGCTGCGCGAGCTGCGCAAGGTGCTTCCCGAGCAGGCGGTGGTGATCTGCTCGGCCTACTCCGAATACTCGTGGGAGGACCTCATCCGGGAGTTCGGAGATGGCCCGAACCTGACCGAGCTGCGCAAGCCCTTCCACCACCAGGAGCTGTACCAGCTCACGGTGCGCCTCACCGGGTTCTCCCGCTGA
- a CDS encoding alpha/beta fold hydrolase — MIAMKMPMTPLREGTIRLRDGRRLAFVESGDPAGMPVVFLHGNPGSRYMRHPDDNLTYSLGVRLITPDRPGYGLSDYQPERTLLDCPSDIEQLANMLGLGRFALFGVSAGGPYAAACAWRLGERLTHVAIVAGAAPFNRPGAMEGVNRDYRNAYTMAGWPEWVLHPLMAMHDRSVRRNPSRALSALMAHCSPADRTTLSDPAIAAQVQGWRSEASRQGIRGMRREAAILVGGWGFPLEEIRSRVHLWYWEGDSIVPPQMGRYLASRIPRTVPHFLPGGGHFSLFTHWKEILTPLVRPEVSEAIP, encoded by the coding sequence ATGATCGCGATGAAGATGCCGATGACGCCACTGCGAGAGGGGACCATTCGCCTGAGGGACGGGCGCCGGCTCGCCTTCGTCGAGTCTGGAGATCCGGCCGGCATGCCGGTCGTCTTCCTCCATGGCAACCCGGGCTCGCGCTACATGCGGCACCCGGACGACAACCTCACCTACAGCCTGGGCGTGCGCCTCATCACCCCCGACCGGCCGGGCTACGGCCTGTCCGACTACCAGCCGGAGCGCACGCTGCTCGACTGCCCCTCGGACATCGAGCAGCTGGCCAACATGCTGGGGCTGGGCCGCTTCGCCCTCTTCGGGGTGTCCGCCGGAGGCCCGTATGCGGCCGCGTGCGCCTGGCGCCTGGGCGAGCGCCTCACCCACGTGGCCATCGTCGCCGGCGCCGCGCCCTTCAACCGCCCCGGAGCCATGGAGGGCGTCAACCGCGACTACCGCAACGCCTACACGATGGCCGGCTGGCCCGAGTGGGTGCTGCACCCGCTCATGGCCATGCATGACCGGTCGGTGCGCCGCAACCCCTCGCGCGCGCTGTCGGCGCTCATGGCGCACTGCTCGCCCGCGGACCGCACCACCTTGTCGGACCCGGCCATCGCCGCCCAGGTCCAGGGCTGGCGCTCCGAGGCCTCACGCCAGGGCATCCGAGGCATGCGCCGCGAGGCCGCCATCCTCGTGGGAGGCTGGGGCTTCCCGCTGGAGGAGATCCGCTCACGCGTACACCTCTGGTACTGGGAGGGGGACAGCATCGTCCCGCCGCAGATGGGGCGCTACCTCGCCTCGCGCATCCCGCGGACCGTGCCGCACTTCCTCCCCGGCGGCGGACACTTCTCCCTCTTCACCCACTGGAAGGAGATCCTGACTCCCCTGGTGCGGCCCGAGGTCTCCGAGGCAATACCGTGA
- a CDS encoding alpha/beta fold hydrolase, producing the protein MSPNTFQRFRSFVSGQVELSRALSQAFEQRPLNPYPYLRPIIEKASGVREPPLSPTPHTVVYTRGSLRLLRYAAPQRRYRTPILFAYSMINRWYILDFLPGRSLIEHLTRAGFDVYAIDWGIAGPEEQHLDWPELLGGLVRQAVRWTLRASQSDELTLYGYCMGGTLALAYTSLYPEGVRNFVAQATPVDFSHGGIYSLWTQPRHFDVDSLVDAYGNIPSRVLESGFFAAAPVQRLTRWLDVCRQIDDPEYVTTFLAMERWGADAVPFPGEVYRQYIKDCYQQNLFCQGKMEVGGERVDLGRIRCSVLNIIAEQDTIAPPPMSEPLTRLVGGQDHQTLRFPVGHIGLSASSKSPTKVWPAITEWISARSRHMES; encoded by the coding sequence ATGTCGCCCAATACCTTCCAGCGCTTCCGCTCCTTCGTCTCGGGTCAGGTCGAGCTCTCTCGGGCGCTCTCGCAGGCCTTCGAGCAGCGCCCCCTCAACCCGTACCCGTACCTGCGGCCCATCATCGAGAAGGCCTCCGGCGTACGTGAGCCGCCCCTCAGCCCCACCCCGCACACGGTGGTGTACACCCGTGGCTCCCTGCGCCTGTTGCGCTATGCCGCGCCCCAGCGCCGCTACCGCACGCCCATCCTCTTCGCCTACTCGATGATCAACCGGTGGTACATCCTCGACTTCCTGCCCGGGCGCAGCCTGATCGAGCACCTCACCCGCGCCGGCTTCGACGTCTACGCCATCGACTGGGGCATCGCCGGACCGGAGGAGCAGCACCTCGACTGGCCCGAGCTGCTGGGAGGCCTGGTGCGCCAGGCGGTGCGCTGGACGCTGCGCGCCAGCCAGAGTGACGAGCTCACCCTCTACGGCTACTGCATGGGCGGCACCCTGGCCCTGGCCTACACGAGCCTGTACCCCGAGGGCGTGCGCAACTTCGTGGCGCAGGCCACCCCCGTGGACTTCAGCCACGGCGGCATCTACTCGCTGTGGACCCAGCCCCGGCACTTCGATGTGGACTCGCTGGTGGATGCCTACGGCAACATCCCCTCGCGCGTGCTGGAGAGCGGCTTCTTCGCCGCTGCCCCCGTGCAGCGCCTCACGCGCTGGCTGGACGTGTGTCGGCAGATCGACGATCCGGAGTACGTCACCACCTTCCTCGCCATGGAGCGCTGGGGCGCCGACGCCGTGCCCTTCCCCGGCGAGGTCTATCGCCAGTACATCAAGGACTGCTACCAGCAGAACCTCTTCTGCCAGGGGAAGATGGAGGTGGGCGGCGAGCGCGTGGACCTGGGGCGCATCCGCTGCTCCGTGCTCAACATCATCGCCGAGCAGGACACCATCGCTCCGCCCCCCATGAGCGAGCCGCTGACGCGCCTGGTGGGCGGCCAGGACCACCAGACGCTGCGCTTCCCGGTAGGCCACATCGGCCTGTCGGCCTCGAGCAAGAGTCCCACCAAGGTCTGGCCCGCCATCACCGAGTGGATTTCCGCGCGCTCACGGCACATGGAGTCATGA